Proteins from a single region of Mytilus trossulus isolate FHL-02 chromosome 2, PNRI_Mtr1.1.1.hap1, whole genome shotgun sequence:
- the LOC134706040 gene encoding adipocyte plasma membrane-associated protein Hemomucin-like, whose amino-acid sequence MISKIRNRNASLNPTTATAQPVTKIAKPITTTAKPTTTTAKPVTTTAKPITTTTAKPVTTTAKPVTTTAKLVTTTTKPVTITAKPVTTTYVVCQDKPGVDCKLFNIDFCANPYSNTICAKSCGHCTRVIQSAFG is encoded by the exons ATGATCTCGAAGATTAGGAACAGAAATG CATCCCTGAATC cCACAACAGCAACAGCTCAACCTGTTACAAAAATAGCTaaaccaataacaacaacagCTAAACCAACCACAACAACAGCTAAACCAGTAACAACAACCGCTaaaccaataacaacaacaacagctAAACCAGTCACAACAACAGCTAAACCAGTAACAACAACAGCTAAACTAGTCACAACAACAACTAAACCAGTCACAATAACAGCTAAACCAGTCACAACAACATATG tggTTTGCCAAGATAAACCTGGAGTGGATTGTAAACTATTCAACATAGATTTTTGTGCCAACCCATATTCAAATACGATTTGTGCCAAATCCTGTGGTCACTGTACCAGAGTTATCCAGTCTGCATTTGgctaa